The nucleotide window TCAGAATTCCACCATAAAGGCAAAACAaggaaatataaaaaaagaaaaacaatattgcTTGGGTGATATTGTACCTTGGACATACTGTAGGAAGTGTTGCCATTAACATTATGAGAGAGTTGCTGTGACATGGGTGGGCGAGTCACAGGCCCTGAACTAGAAACAGTAGGTCTGGCTGCTGGTTGTTGCTTGCCCCTCCCCCTGGGTAAAGCCTGCTCCGCTTGCTTCAGCAGCTGCAACTCATGTGTTTCTTTAAGTCGCTGGTGGTCTGCTGCAGTTCTTGCTGACATTGGTTTGTTTGGCGTTGGATCAACTGTTAGTGATAGGAAGCCACAAGAAATGAAATCAATGTGAACATAATTATGACAGACAATACGCAGTGACAAAAAAGATGAATGGAGTGTGAATGGTTTGTATTTCTTCAATAGTACCATTGCCATCGAAACCCCCTCActttattttttaaagttaGTCTTTTCCTTAGGCAATAATACATAGATTTAGGCAAACCTGTGCAGGATTTTGTTTTTACTTATAACGTCTTCCTTTTATGTTTGTTGTTGAATTGAACACTGAAGCCTTTGGTTGCCTTAAATGATATTTTTCTCACTTTCTTGTTTGTGAGCTTGCAAAATTGCTGGTGATAAATTAAACAACTTGTGCCCAAGGGTTTTGGCAGCACCACTTAGGACAGTCAGGGTACCAATGGATGGAAATGGCATCAGCTTAATACTGTACGATTTCCTATCTTTTGGTTTCTTCTTATACCTATAGTGCTCCACATGCACCTTCGGCACACAAGGAGCAGAGCTCTACCATTACAAGTTTACAAGCTTTAGAAGAATAGGTAGCTAGGAACTACCACATTGCAGCTAAATCTTAACAACTTACTTGTgcaaaaaatcattgaaaatcaagtgaaaactgaaaataacaaGAACACCTGCTCAAGTTTTTTCAAACTCACCAACAGGAATGTTGAGACCCAACAAGGCAACTTTAGCTGCATCATGTCTCGCTTCCTTTTTGGTTCCACAATATTTCATGCTGGTAAATGTTTGCCCTTTAACAAATACCTTAGCACCAAATCCTCCCAGTACACCAGGTGCTTCTGAATATTTGGGTACATTAATTCTGCTTTTTTGGCAGTATTGATTTAGGATGCTGACAAAATCTACAAAACTCGCTgaagcaaaagacaaaaaagtaaCCTATAAGACAAATGCTTATAACAGCTCACATTCTCAGATTTAACCTTTGTCTtctttattaaaaaaacaagaatcaaTGATAACTTGCAATTACCGTAATTTTATCTTAATTTGATTTAAGATTACAGCCACAACACCTGATAAATTTGCAAGATGTCACAAATCATCAGTGCAGGTCCAAAAACCTGGTTTCATTTGATGTTACTGAGTGCTTTCCTTTTAAGCCACATCCAGACTTCAAAACTTATGACCGAATTTTCTTTCACTTTAATGTAGCAGTAAGGTTACAACAATGTTATTCTGAACATTCAAACCTAATGATCTGTTGTTAAGCACAGCATATTGCCGAGCAATGGCTGTTAATCTCTCATCATCTGTCATTGTAACACTGCTGCAACAAAAAATACAGTGGTAAGTCTGTCAAGTCTGTAAAATGACTATGCAGACCTTCCGGGATTATGcgttttttttcagcaaattatgcACTATTTTTTGGCGAATTATGCGCCCAAAATCCTGAATTATGCGCGAATTATGCGAATTGCGCAATATTTTTAAGCGAAAAAttctaattgttttaatttattatccTTATCAGCAAgggttttttaaaacaaattgaggTAAAAATCAACGAAAACAGCAAAAACGCGAAAAAGATAGGTTTTTTGCCGCCAAATCCAAGCGggcgcttttttcttttcctagctgtcattgggtttttttcttccaatcatgGCGCGTGTTATAGGGTAATTCCACAGTATTTGTGACATAagttgtaaaaaataaaaatggctGTAAAGACAAGGCAGTTGCATTTTTTAGGCTTCCTAAAGGCTGGTGTGTATGAAATTATACTTTTTTGATGTCATAGGAATGATTTCAGGgcataaattatcataatttaacTGTTTCACTATAATTTGCTGTCATGGAGGGGACATTTAAAGATAGCTATGGTAGGTCTGTTTTAATAACAAGTCTAATGAAAACTTTATGGACATTCAGATATTTTCATGAACTGTACATATTTACTATTTGTCCCTGGTTTTGCTTGAAGGAAAAGATTTATTACCTTATCCAATGTTGAATTTTCCCCTCCGTGACAATAACAGGCacaaaaattatcatcttttcaaaCTTAATGGTGATTGTTCAATGAAGGTCTGTTAAATATTGAAGTAAGAACTGACAAACTCAGAAATTGTTAAGTAGTTCTTCAACAACTATTTTTCTTAGAATTgctgcaaaaagacaaaatgtCACGGAAGGGACATTTTTGTCACAGAGGGGACTTTTCATGATTTTTGTTATGGAGAGGACTTTTCTATCATGGAGGGGACAGAGAAAAATTGTCTGAAACATCCATATAATCTCCTTACATACAAGAGCAACAATTTATTCAGGCAAAACCTGTACTTTATCTGTGTGCTAATTATAAATAGAACATTTCACTGTTGAAGATTGATATTCTCATGAATACACTAACACACTAAGGACTGTGGTTTATTGCAAAGATGTGAACAAAGAtctcaagcatttttcataCACACTCATCTCGGATGAGTTCTCCCACGATAAAGGCAGTGTTTATGTCTTCAACAAAGCTCTCTTGGATGATGTTAGTAAGatgatttctttcaaaaaagtGCATTATTGGAGTGATGGAGCTGGCTGTCAGTTTAAGAACGGATTTAACTTAGCCAGTGTGCTATACCACCCTCTTGATTATGGAACTCAATCAACTTGGAGCCTTTTTGAAACTGCCCATGGAAAGGGAGCTGTCGATGGAGTTGGAGGGGCTGTTAAGCGTGCTGTCTGGAGAGCAATTCTACAAGGCCGTGCTGTCATAGGCAGTGCTGAAGAGTTTGCAAGGGTTGCGGAGAGTGAATGTCTGAAAGAAAATGTGATATACATCCCCAAGGGCAACATTGCTTAGGCAAAAGAGGAGCTTCTTGAAAGGTGGAATGCCTGTCTCTCCATTCCTGAAACTCACTCTATTCATTATGTCACCAAGCTCTCTGACACAACCATATCTGTTGCTAAGAACTCTCAGTTCTTGAAACAAGATGCCTGtacagaaaatgtttttctttcctcctTTTCCCTAAAGCCAATAGTTGGTGATTCAGCAACTATCAATAACAACACCCAGAATAAACAAAGTGGCAGAGATTGGAATCCAGCCACTGAAAAATAGCATAAAACTGGGAAGATTCAAAATCTAGGCAGTCAGAAGAGCCAGATATCAGACAGTGATAATGAAGTTGAGATAGTGACAGAAAGTTGTCCTCTACAGACAGTTTCAAGAACTATTAGTTTTAAGCTTCCTGTTAATATTGAGAGAGGACTGCCCTAAGCCATTACAACAAGACTCTCATTTGAAACATCATTCAACCTTTCACATTATCATGAGCCAATTGTTGAAGTCTTACTGGCTGAGGTTGTTGCATTTCGTGGTGACCCTCTTATCTCCATTGATGACGTTAAAGCACTCTCTAGTAAGGAGGCATCTAACCCAGAGGATATGTGGTTACCAAACTTTGTTATAGATGCATATCTGAGTCTTATGTCATCCACATGTAAAGCTGCAACTGCTATAAAGTGGGagatattaattttgaaaaaagtagCTATAAGAGACTTGGTGGTGAGTTGCTGAAGAAAGAGATTGTGTTCAGCCACAATCTCATTCTTATTCCTTGCAATGAGGTTGGAAACAACCACTGGTTTCTTCTCTGTGTTTACCCAAAGGTTCAGCATGTCATGGTACTTGATAGTGCAGCTGGAAAATTCATTAAGCCAACACATCAAAGATCTATCACTAAGATGTGGAGGGCATTGGTTGTAGCAGGTGGTAAACCAAACCCATAATTATACATGACTGTATATTTCAGAAGTTGTTCTTCTTGGAAGTTAAGGTTTTAAAAAGATCATTCTTTTCTTAGGACAAGGCCTTCATGAGCCTTTTAGAGAGTTTTCCTTTTGCCTAACAGTTTAGTTGAACTAAACGTTTCTCAATAAAATCAGAGAAATTAACTGAAAGTGATGCTGTTTAAGAAGAATGGAAGTGCAACTGCTTTACTATCACTAGTTTCCTTAGGAAAGGTTCGGTTAAGAGTCCTGGTATCATTTTAAACAAACACTTGTTTGCCTAGAGGGTTTGGCAGAGTGACTATTGATGGCTTTTGTCTACCAGTAAACAACAGACAAAATGTACCCTCCGTGACAGTCCCCTCCGTGACATCAACCACTTTCACTCATTGTTGTCCATGCTATATAGAGGAGGAAGAATGCCTTTTCCATTAATCTCTTTTAATTGCCAAGTgccaacaaaatataatgtgcACTTAATTGTGGCTGCTCTCCTTTAATGTTCACAGGATTTTTAGCCTAATTTTCAACTTTcactttttgtgatttttctgGTCCCCTCTGTGACAGCCTAAATAAAGGACTAAATCATCCCACACcttgaagaaataattttgaaacaatgtaataaaaaacagtCACAGGTAGTTTTATCCACTGAAAGGTCAGAATTAGCAAAACTTCTTTTATAAGGGAGCTACTGGCGATATTATCTTCAAAGTTGTCCCCTCCGTGACATGCAAAATACTGTGGAATTACCCTATATAAAAAGTAGAGCACATGCCCCAAACGGCCAGCAGCATAGAACGCCTGGAATGCCTTGTTTAGTTGAACGCTTTTCGCAACGAAGCGGTGGCTATTTGCTGCGAAAATGTACCGTATTTATGGAAAAAACTGCCATCCATCTCTCAAGGTATGAAAAAAGCATAGCTTATAAatagatttttcaaaattttccggcATTATGCGCCATTATGCGTTTTTTTCGGAATTATGCGAATTATGCGCTCAGAGCTGAATTATGCGATTTCGCATCGGCGCATAATTCCGGAAGGTCTGACTATGGAGCCACATAAGTCAGCTAATTGCAAGACATTGCACCATATGGAAAATAAGAATGGTAACTTGAGGAAGGGATAGAGCTGTCAAGGCTTCCACTGATGCTGTGCTTTCCTGTCTTTGTATGTTTTAGGTCAAAATTAATTCTTGGTTTAAATCAATCAATCTAGTTTGATTGTGATTTTCTCTTTGTCCCCCAATAGATGAACTAGTAATATTCAGGAGGCCATAGGAAATTAGGAGCACTCAGAATTTTCCTTAATTTCCCCAAGACATCAAGGATAAAtcatataaaataaataaccaACAGCACATTCTACAATTTTTGACTTACTTCTTCAAGATAAGGATTGGCTCCGGCAGCAGGCAACACTTCCATAGAAGTCTTGCCCCAACTGCTTTAGCCACAATGCTTTCAACCAAACACAATTCTGTTTTTTGATAAAGTTCTATTTCTAATGTTCGATTGGCCAAACCAAGCAATGAGCTGAGGAGGCTGCTTcatattttataaaacaaagcCATCTTCCACTGTTCACGTTTCCAAAATGTTCTTTCCTACATTTCACTTAACTTGTAAACTCACCCATCAGCTGCTTGCTTCTGTTGTGAACTTTGTAAGTTTGGTGTTGTTGGCAAACTGTAATAATACCAGCAATAATacaaaaattgttattattttccaACTATCACAACTATCTGTATCACAATTAAGGAGGCTTCTAAAGCAATCCTGGACAACCACCTCTCTAACAGCAGAGGAATCAGTCTTACCCTGGGGGATGATAAGACCTTGATGAAGAAGCATGTGCTTCCACCTGGACCTCTTGCATGGCTTGTACAATGTCATAGGCATCAACTTCTTCAACTGGCATGTTATGGGAAATGATTGAAAAGGGTTCACTAACCGCCTCTAAGGAAACAAAGAGAAGGTGCATCATTTGAGACACAGCTCACTTTTAAAAAATTGTTATAACTGAAAGAAAGTTTACTATTTTCTGCTATTCACACAAATCTCACCACCTTCAACACAATATTATCTCCCTTAAAGACTAGAGAAGCATTCTTGATTTAATGTCATAAACTAATTGACAAATAAAGAATATATCTCAAAAGCTTGAATGGAGAGAGATTTCTGACATCAAATCAGGACATGACACCCACACATACTTATCTCAACTCTATCTTGGGTCAAAATGCAAGACAGATTTTTAGGTGCAGGGGCTAAAATATGTTATTGCGATGAGattattttattgctgacatCCAACAGAGAAATAAGTACTTATTAACAGAGACAATCGGTCAGAGATTAGGAAATTCATGTAAGGTTAAATACGTAAATAGTAGAGCTAAATGAATTCTTACGGAAAATAGGGGCAGTTGCTTTGGCAGCTGGAAGTGCTCAAAAGTGTTTACATTACATAATTTTCAATGGCATTGTGTGATATATTTTGGAAAGGTTTAACATAGCTGAATAACATTACAAACTGTTTGGCCTTTCATTGTTGTTTGGTTTTGGCAAAAACAACAGGTCAGTGGTAAAAAGACCGACTGGTTACCGCTCATTCTCAACTGTCCACAATAATAGATTCTCAACCACTTTTGACTAATGCCACTGATTAATTAACTGCAGGGAGGCCATAATGGTGTCCTTGCAGGAGTCTCGAAATTTGCCTGTATCATGGCACACAGGTACAGTAATCGCAAAGGACAAAAACTCATCTCAAGATTAGGTTTGCATTCAGTCAACACAATTACACAAACCTGATTCCCAGTCTTCTGTGTTATCAGGTTCAATAGTTGCTGTCGGCTGAGGTTGACACATTCGTTTCACCTCCAACAAGGGCCTATTAATAACTACAAAGAAACATTACCTCAAATGACTATAGTCCCAATAAACATTTTCAACAGATGAATAATTGCATGGACAACCTTACTTTCTTCATAGTCTTGCCTAATAATGtcctaaaaaaaaggaaatatacaaaaaacttttaaaaaattaagcttttaaaaataatcaaaatgctAACCAAGTTTAAGTAATTTGAAAATATGTTTTTATTTATTCTCAACCACAGAAAGGCCTAAAAGACCTTACAAAAACTGTGCACATCCTATGGGGAATGCATTATAGTTGTTAAAAACATGTAGGGCATAATCTGACTTATTACATAGCAACTGGTAGAATCTTAGCATTACAGGGGTAGGCTTAATGCACAGAACAAAGGCTGGTGGAGAGCACAGAAAGCCCAGTGAGTTTTGATTCATtcaaatgtatttctttttattttagtcTTTTTGGGGAAATGAGTTTCAACAAGGTAAAACCCGATTTTTTTAACTGCTTTACTTCTGGCTGACATGTTTCTCAACAGACCACAAAGAAGAGAGGGAATAGAAAAGAATAAATTCACCCTTCCTCTCCCATTAGCCCAGTATATATGTCTAGAATACAGGTCACAGAAAGCTTTTTGAAGAGTAAAGGGTAACCAGAAAAGAGTAAAAGTTAGATGGTGGAATTACATGGACAAGAGGAAAAACTCACTAGTTTCACACATAACTAGAGCTTATAGAAAACTTGCCCAAAAGTTGAAGCCACAAGAGCTACAACAAATTAAATGACACTGGAACTAAAAAAGTGGTTTCTTGCAAGCAGAAAAATTTAGCAGAGGTGAACTTCATTGGCAGATTTTAGCAAGAATcaataaaaaacatttcttatTTTGGACCAATTATGCAATAAGATATAAATAGCATTAGGAGTTCATGATGGAAACCCTAAATTGCAAAGTGCTTTTTTCCCTCTTCATTCCCTAACCAACATGTTATAGTGTACCTCAGATAGGAGTTCAAGGTATAATGTTGGTTTAgaatttttgtttattgaattaaaatgaaagaagtGAAAAATGACCTGTGACTACAATTGAGGAAGACCATGGTAAtgaaacaaaatggaaaaactGGCAAAGATAATTCATAAGGTGACTATCCAGAAACTTCattatttttaagtttcttaTAGATGTATGACTCACtgttaaaatttttttcgtgTGTGTGGAAAGATGGATTCCATTCTTAATCAGTTAGCTTGATTTGTGCTGTTCTAGTAAAGCCTTGATACCTGTGACGTCACGCCCTCTTTGACCCTTCACCTGTGATTTGTGACCTGCTTTTAAGACCTGTCACATTGCCCAATGGACAAACATGGTGGCCAGAGTTGGCAAAGTTAAGTCTTAAATATTTTTCATTAGGGTTCGTGGGATTCACACTCACATGGAAGGACATTCATTTACCTTGTCCGGGCAAATTGACACATGGTAATCAAGCTCTTCTTTCGGGACCTCGTGTCGAGCATTGAATGGACAGTTAGCCCAACCTATACTGGAGTATTGCTGTAGACGAATTCGAAATGACAACAGGTCACAAAAACTCAACAAACTCTATGTTTTATGACCACCACAACAGCACAGTTGAAAACACGAAGCAGGTTTCAATTCGAGTACAAACTACCATTCCTTCAACCGTCTATCTAACAACTCTAGACTTGCTATAGTTTCCAAACCTCTTGGTGATATTTCCAGTTGGAGAAACCATCAGAAAAACTTCCCTTGTATGCGCACCTAACTTACTTGGTTTTAACAAGGAACTATAAAGTTCTTTCCCTACCTTTCGACATTTCTGTAAATGATAAGGAAATCTTTTTGCAGCTACACGATGAACAGGGTCGTAAGGACAAATTAAGAGTTCGTTTGCTTCCGCACTCATGCTTACTATGTAGAGGGTGAGTAAAGACGCCAACGAACGGCTAGGGATGTGTATGGACGCTTGTGGATGATAACAGTTGCTTGAATAAGCTCAAGGATGCATTTGGACCATTATATCATCGAAGCTCTCGAATACTCACTCACTGCCTACACTATGTAGTTAGCATGAAAGTGATAACCCGGACTGGTTGGACTGAGAAGGACTGGCGTAGGAAAAGCTGTGATATACGTAATTCCGGTTTGTCACTTTCGAACAACCGGAAATCAATTGGAGAGTCAACAACAACATGTAAAGATAAAAATCACTCCAAAGCAAAACAGAAGAAGCAGCAGTAAATCAAAATAAAGTCAAACTTTTGGAGAAACAAAAAAGTGAGATTGCACCATCTTTCATGTTACTTTGTTTCACACTTAAGCTTCACCTACAGTTCATCCAAGAAATCTTGCACAAATTACAGACATTTAACAAATCAAGcttaagccgtgtattacactgtgataaaacacgatgGACATTTGAaaacacgagagaaatgtagaaaacacgagccgcaggtcgtgttttatcacagtgtaatacacggcttaggcttcttaatttgctttaaaatatagagtttacgcgcgaaaaacaataaaacacgctttttctgttttatagacactctgataaaacataggtttttgaccaatcagagcgcgcgctgggtcctatctatattttaaatATACATATCGTATTTCCCTCACTCGTAATGTCAGTGGACAGACTCGTTATTTATGGCATGGGTTCTGTGTTCATTATTAATGGCAACAGGATGCTCGCTAGATAAAGCGACTGTCGAGAGTCAGTTGCACAAAAAATGGAATGTAACTATTATGTCTTACAGGGCAGTGGTCAATTCTCATTTCTGTATTTGCTACCCTAGATCAGTTTTTGAGGTTTCagaatttaaaattgttttggcaaattttatttGGGCTTGGCATCAAAACAAGACTTCTTTCAGCAGATCGTTTTGACGTGGATGATTttgagctctgacgaagggctaacgctcgaaacgtcagctttcgaaatctttcacggtggtaattcaacatttatcaactcgtttgataaaaccaaacttttgttttgatctcccccaccgacgcagcaccacagtttctttagaaactagaaatccgaTGATTTTGAGCGCCTAGCAAGGTCATAAAATTGTAGTTTTCTGTGATATTACCACCGTTACGAGCGCTCCTTGGGCCTTGCGAGAGAACAGGTGCAGAACTGGTGGAGTACATgaccagcatcgcagaggtcaggggcGCTTTCCTTTTGTTCGGAAAAACCGGTTGTTCCGGTGATAAATCAAATGGAACGTACTTTTCCACtggaaatttttcgaaaaaaaaaggaatacccTCTGAGGTATTCCTCTTTTCTCGTTTTCACCGGAATGATCGAAAAATCCTGTTCCATCTGCGGCGTTTCGATAGTTCATCCTCCCTGGTGAATTAAACGCGTGATTTAATGCCCTGGGAAAACATGGCATTGGTGTTTACATGcgttgaagcatattttataatattttcacctatatttgcataatagctttattgcattTAAAGTATTATATTCGCACGATGCTGAACAACTTTGAAGACAactgaaacgtgcaaatcgaATTAACTATCGCAAACAACCTGCTCTCTCGTAGTTGACTTCCCACGAGATAATTCGTTAGGCAAAAGGCCGATTTTCCGCCGACGTTGTTTGAAAACAGAGACCGTCTTGGCGGCTCTTTCTGTAAAATTGTATTACAGACCACATTAGTCACTTCCACGTTATTATCTGTGGTGTTagttttcccgcggttagccccgcgtgttagttaaggaccgcggaaacttcggttcctGTTGCTATTTATCTTTATCTATCAATGTGATTAACTCAATTTTAGCTACGTGCTACGCGCCTTAACCAATCATGTCTCAGCGGGCACATACTTAAACGCCAGTTTTTAGAGAGTAGAGTAAGGAGTTgtctgccagcgacggcagagtaaAGAGAGAGTTGCCTGCTAGCGACGACAGAGTGAGGAGTAGTTGGCTGCCGGCCACGGCAGATGGCCGAAGGTTAACccccaaataaaagaaaaaaacactgaaGCTGTCGTCGcaaaatctgtcccgtaacaCATGTCTAAATAAAGACAGCAGTTTTCAATCATTGAACACGGACGATTTTATAGGTCATAACTGTGCGACTGCAGGAGAGAATAATTaagtatatgtatttatttgtttactgattctgttttttgacgcgtgaaattttgttttggttcaagCATGTCAACTATTTTCCACATGGATGTGCTGTTCGTAAActaagcttaagcttataatCCTCCTATTTATTGTGCTGTTAGTTTACTGAAGAAACATCACAATCTCGCATTTTTTGTCTAAGCAGTTACTTCCTTGATGCAAGTTTTACGCGTTCAAAGAAGGCGGATCATCTTTTGAGGTTTCTAATTAATGTTAGAATTCGGCGGGTTTAACGTTTTTTTAACGTAACTCGGTGTAAAAGGAACACGCTCGTCTCGTTCCATTTTGACCGAAGAAAATTTTCTTGTTCCTTTTACCCGAAAGTTCTTCCCGGTTTTTCCATACAAAAGGAAAGCGCTCCAGGTTCGCATATGGTCCACTTAAGGCCTTTCTCTCGCAGTTCAAATACacacctcttactaaccgagttcgagaTCCACACTGTAAGTACGAGGACCCCTAACTTACAATACGGACAAAGAAAAGAAGGTTAACAAGattttattatatctctgacATCTCTCAGAGGTTAATGCTACTCAAGCTTTTCAAATTTAGTGAGttgaaaattgaccaatcactgCGCGCGTAAAAACCGAAAGATAGATAACAAATGAATTCAGTTGTATTTCTTTACATTACGTTACACTAAGTTTGGCATAAAATTGTGCATAATTTTTACTTGTTCAAAAGTTCGCTTCGGATTTATTTTAGCGCGCTTGTGGCTCTTattgcagttatcagcggttttaacacataaaggCTAAAGGGTttaagggtcattttccattgtattgacccagaTGCCTCGCGTGCACGTAGCTGTGAACAAAGGAGGTCTTGGtagtgggcgcaactgcgataacagctattctaCTAATGACGTATGCGTTATCGTCACAAAGGGACTTTCACCGTGGATAATTTTTCTGCAGTACTCGGGTAGCACAGTGCGGAGTTCAAAAATCTACTAcgaggacaaaaaaaaaaaaaagatcggataatatgaaggaaagagataacgATTCAGGTCGGTATTAGAAAACTGTTTCCAGGCTCTTTTTCCgtttttgaaaaaagaaaaactataatgCAAGACCCAAGATGCGATCTTAAttgtattgttgttgtttttttttgcgaaagggcctaaaaaacattttttcattcgttttcatatttttaaatatcTTCGTTTTCTCCGCTGCCACAAAACCCCCTATTTACTTCGGCAGGTATTGGTCGGCCAATCacgctttttctttttatgtggAAGTAGATTAACTGTTGTTGCGAGTAATGCAATACgagtaacaaagaaaaatttttctAGCAAAAAGTGCAAGGTTGATTTGCTAAAGTTGCCTCAATTTAGCGA belongs to Acropora muricata isolate sample 2 chromosome 9, ASM3666990v1, whole genome shotgun sequence and includes:
- the LOC136928066 gene encoding uncharacterized protein isoform X2, with amino-acid sequence MSAEANELLICPYDPVHRVAAKRFPYHLQKCRKQYSSIGWANCPFNARHEVPKEELDYHVSICPDKDIIRQDYEEIINRPLLEVKRMCQPQPTATIEPDNTEDWESEAVSEPFSIISHNMPVEEVDAYDIVQAMQEVQVEAHASSSRSYHPPGLPTTPNLQSSQQKQAADGVTMTDDERLTAIARQYAVLNNRSLASFVDFVSILNQYCQKSRINVPKYSEAPGVLGGFGAKVFVKGQTFTSMKYCGTKKEARHDAAKVALLGLNIPVVDPTPNKPMSARTAADHQRLKETHELQLLKQAEQALPRGRGKQQPAARPTVSSSGPVTRPPMSQQLSHNVNGNTSYSMSKAPNGETAGIQQDEWTTVSRRGVKNPVYQHSLKMAGRGRGMTRK
- the LOC136928066 gene encoding uncharacterized protein isoform X1, producing MSAEANELLICPYDPVHRVAAKRFPYHLQKCRKQYSSIGWANCPFNARHEVPKEELDYHVSICPDKDIIRQDYEEIINRPLLEVKRMCQPQPTATIEPDNTEDWESEAVSEPFSIISHNMPVEEVDAYDIVQAMQEVQVEAHASSSRSYHPPGLPTTPNLQSSQQKQAADGSVTMTDDERLTAIARQYAVLNNRSLASFVDFVSILNQYCQKSRINVPKYSEAPGVLGGFGAKVFVKGQTFTSMKYCGTKKEARHDAAKVALLGLNIPVVDPTPNKPMSARTAADHQRLKETHELQLLKQAEQALPRGRGKQQPAARPTVSSSGPVTRPPMSQQLSHNVNGNTSYSMSKAPNGETAGIQQDEWTTVSRRGVKNPVYQHSLKMAGRGRGMTRK